The DNA region AATTCAGCAGAATGCAATCGAGCCTTTCAATTGACTGTACGTTGAATACTTTGTCATAGTGTTGCGAAATGCTCTTCTGCATGGATCACATTGCAATATTTGAAGATGATTTATTTTGTGGTTGTACTTTATGAGAtgttttgtatttaaataaacattTAGCGATCATATTAATCTACAGTGCTGTCGAAGGATATATTAAAGTATAGAATTCCCAATGGATGGCACCACTGCTTTCAGGAATTAATTCAATATAATCCAAAGACGTCAGTGGAAATGCAATATTTTTAAGCCATTGATATTTTGATTCTCTGCAGCAAAGTTTCGAGTATTTTCGATAATTCGATTTTTAGATAATTACCCAGAAAAGCGTTGTTAACAATTACGAGAAAGTGTAGTGGCATTTCGTCTCGAAATACCTCACTGTATGTAGCATTCACCAGAACAACTTCAGCAAACGGATTTAGACTTGAGAAGTGTGAGATGTATCCAAACGTTTTGATCAATGTAACATCTGATAGAAGGGCGCAGAAGCAGAGCAGCTGAGGTGACAATTCCAGATAGTGTTACGAGTAGCTTTATGAGTTAAATCTTCAAATGACACAGTTAGTAGTATCAATTTTAGGATACACAGGAAACAGATTGAAGTTAGCTGAGATTTCAGATCATTTTGTATGATTTTATGAAACCGATGTGGTGAGTCATCAGAAGTTCCGAAAAATCGTAGGTTgatattataaaggatgaaacaTCACTCATAAGGAGTTTCATCTTTATGAGTTGAAGGTTGACTGGCATTTGGTATGTATAATTCATGGCAATCACATTACTTCATTTGTTCCTGAATTGTACAAATCATAACTGATAATTATGTAGTGACAAGAGAGTGATGTTTAATTGATTATATTCATAGATGTTTGATGCTGCAATGGATGTCCAATATTTATCAACTGTTTCAAAAAGGCAGAGACTCGAAGTGGCAGGTTGATGTTTGAAGAATGCACAAAGCAGCAGATAGTGTTTGGAATGCGTTCAGTTATACCTTTCTCTTTTAATATCTCACAGCCAACTTGCTGGGAATCATAGTCCTATGTCGAGGAAGATGTGGTCTCTCCCGGTGCATCACCTACTACCTGGTGGCGATCGCAGTGACTGATTTCCTTGTCATCATCTTTGCAGTCATTCTCAACCGAATCAGCCGCTTCTACTTCCGGGAAAGTGTCCTGTCTACCACTCCTGCATGCACTCTCAGCATCGTGGTAGTCTTTGCCATCTGGGATTGTTCCGTCTGGCTGACAGTTGCCTTTACCTTCGACCGTTTTGTGGCCATCTGTTGCCAGAAATTGAAGAGCAGGTACTGCACAGAGAAGATGGCGTCATTAGTCATCGGGATAGTTTGTGCATTGTGCTGCATCAAGAACATCCCATTCTACTTTATCTATGAACCCATATACATCTTAGATGGGATATCCTGGTTTTGCAACATCAAAGCCACTTACTACATCCAGCCAGCTTGGCAGGTTTATAGTTGGTTCTTCCAGATGTATACTCCCTTTCTCCCGTTCTGTGCCATTCTGGTGCTCAATGTCCTGACCATAAGACAGATCGTAGTGGCCAACAGAGCCCGCAGAAGGATCCGGAGCACAGAGAAGCAGCATGACTCAGAGATGGAGAACCGCAAGAGATCAATTATTCTGCTGTTCGCTATCTCTTTCAGTTTTCTCCTCCTGTGGGCCCCTCTTGTTGGACATTTCAGCTTCACGAAGCTTACAGACGAGGGTTACTATGGTGGCCTTGATTTCAGTGACCCTCGGTATATCTTCCAAGAGGCAACCAATACACTTCAGTTACTAAGTTCCTGCAACAACGTCTTCATTTACACAATATCTCAGAATATGTTTCGAGAGGATTTGAAGAATGTTCTGATCTACCCCTTTGCCTCCCTCATTAATTGCTTTAAATAGTGTGGGGAAAGAAACATCTCTTCATGTTGTTTCTTTTCCATCAGTGTAGCGCAGAGTACAATGCTTAATCTGCATTTAATACAGAAAATTATGGAAAACCAAGACAAATAACAAAATGGCAGAACGTCCATTCTCCACCTCTGACAATTATTTGCAATCGACCCTAAACAAATGTAGAACAATTGAAAATTcgtcctttcttgaagagaggcgAACTCACGATCTATGTCCCATTCCCATCCCAACCTAACTGCTTGCAGTCTGCAATGGTCTTGTCCAAGTGGCATTTGTAAATTTATTTATGACTGTCCCCATTTCAGTTCTTCCTACCTAttcccattcattcattctttacTCACTCCTTTCCTTCCAGCCTTGCTGCATCACTCCGTGCTCCACTGCCATTCTTTGTTTTTCAGACCAATCGTTTCTATTCATCCCAGTTTCTTCTTCATGATAGCCTGAAATGTATCATTATCCAGAAGAAAACCCAGTCCAAATGTTTGAACCGCATCGCCAAGAATAATGTTTTCAATTGATCATTGAAGCTGTCTGTTTTACAATCCATGCTCCTACTGATAAACCTCGATTTTTTAACTGGCTATCAACATTAGCAAGTTCTTACCCAGTTACTGCATCAGATGTCgtttttatttctgttgctttctctctctctctctgtctttttttaaTTCAGTTACAAAGTGGGAAATTCATGGTaataattgctggagaaagtctgCAGTTCTGgaggcatctgtgaagagaaagctgagttaacatttcgaatgcAGTGACAATAATTCTGATATTGTTTTGCTTGCACTTTTTGATATTTCTGCTTATacgttttgatttatttttcaggAAGACAGAAAGTATGTTTTCAGATAGAATTTAGCTCTTCAATTCATTTATGCATTTGACCGTTACTCATTGCCATTCCACTCTTTCACAAGAGTGAATTTTCCTAATGGTGCTGATGTATAACGGTAGATGGTCCATTCagttattatttttcttttattaataCTGTCAAACTCGTTTCTTAGTCACTTGGAAATTTGCTTTCCTTATATTTAACCTTTTAATGAAATAATTCAAAGGACGAATATATGTTTTTAGACTGGAACCTACTTAAAATGCAAATTCaaaagcaatgtggaatgtaaacCTCCACAGTTACTGGTCAGAAGTGCTTCTCAGACAAACCAGACACTGAGTAATCGCAGTTTCGCGAAAGGAGAGTCAGGAATGGGAAGTGTTATGTACCAGGTTGGAC from Hemiscyllium ocellatum isolate sHemOce1 chromosome 27 unlocalized genomic scaffold, sHemOce1.pat.X.cur. SUPER_27_unloc_1, whole genome shotgun sequence includes:
- the LOC132807045 gene encoding probable G-protein coupled receptor 139; the protein is MHAPVIAPFFLICYSILAVIGAPANLLGIIVLCRGRCGLSRCITYYLVAIAVTDFLVIIFAVILNRISRFYFRESVLSTTPACTLSIVVVFAIWDCSVWLTVAFTFDRFVAICCQKLKSRYCTEKMASLVIGIVCALCCIKNIPFYFIYEPIYILDGISWFCNIKATYYIQPAWQVYSWFFQMYTPFLPFCAILVLNVLTIRQIVVANRARRRIRSTEKQHDSEMENRKRSIILLFAISFSFLLLWAPLVGHFSFTKLTDEGYYGGLDFSDPRYIFQEATNTLQLLSSCNNVFIYTISQNMFREDLKNVLIYPFASLINCFK